TTCCCCATTCTTTCCAGGGCAAGTTATCTGGGTTGCGATCAGATACGCATTTAATTGTATTTCCATTAATTGTGATGGAGTTATCATCAGCACTAATATCTACACCTTTCAACCTGCCTAGCATAGAGTCATATCTAAGCAGGTGAGCATTAGTTCTAGGGTCGGATGTGTCATTAATCCCGACCAGTTCGATATTGCTATTTTCTCTGCCCACCCAGCAGCGTGCAAAGTTACGTCCAATGCGCCCGAAACCGTTAATTGCAACTCTAATCACAGTGTCTTGCCCTCTGTATTTATGCCTATAAGTTGATATCGTTGACCCCAATCATATCGCAAAGAGGGTGGCCATTTATAACCAGAAAGTTTTAGATCAACAAAAAAATACAGAAAGGAGTTCAGAGTTCGGGGTTCGGAGTTCGGAGTTCGGAGTCAGGAGTTAGAAAGAAGAAGAAAATTCTTCCCCTGTTCCCTATTCCCAATGATGATTTTTATAAATTGAACAATAATTTCACTACCAATGTACTATTGTAGTCAATTCCGACAGAGGCTTTTAGTAAGTAATGCAAGTTGCTGTCTTTAAACCCATGCTACTTAGTTCTAAAACAATCATAACAAAATGTATTTAAATTTACACAATTTTCTTTCCCGATGTAGCAGAAATTTTCAGAATAATCTTATGGGCAGATTAAAAACAGCAAGAATTTTCGACCGGGGGGTAATCTGGCTCACAGAGCAAAACGAAAGTCAAAATTTAATCATTCAGCAGGGATGAATATTTTGGATGGCATAGTTAGGATCTGTAACAATCAAAATCCTGTTATGATACGCGTGTCTTATGTGGTTCTGGTGTGGTGTGGTGTAAGAGGTAAATAAAAATGAGTAATTCTATAGATTTTAGTGGCAGACCATTTCATTTCATTGGGATTGGTGGGATTGGAATGTCTGCTTTGGCTTATGTTCTAACTAAACGCCAATTGCCAGTATCCGGTTCAGATTTACGTGCTAACCATATTACGCACAAGTTAGAATCCCTGGGCGCTCACATTTTCAGTAAACAAGAAGCCAATAATTTGGCATTTTTTCTGTCAGAAGTAACGGCTAATACCGTACCATTAACTGCTCCAGAAAAGTTGTCTGCTGTGAAAACCGCTTTACCCCAAGTGATTTGTTCTACAGCTATTAATGCTAATAATTTGGAGTATAAAGCGGCTCTAGAATTAGGTTGCCCCATTTGGCATCGTTCTGATGTTCTCGCGGCTTTGATTGCTGATTACTACAGTATCGCTGTAGCAGGAACTCATGGCAAGACCACTACTAGTAGTATGATTGGCTATATGCTATTGCAAGCTGGGCTTGATCCGACAATTTTGGTCGGTGGTGAAGTTAAGGCTTGGGAAGGTAATGCTAGAATGGGTGCAAGCCGTTATTTAGTAGCAGAGGCAGATGAGTCCGATGGTTCTCTGGTAAAACACGCTCCAGAGATTGGTATTATTACTAATATTGAATTAGATCATCCTGACCACTATGAGACATTGGAAGAGGTGGTTGATACCTTCCAAACCTTTGCTCAAGGTTGCAAAACTTTGGTGGGTAGCATTGATTGTGAGACAGTGCGTGATAGGTTTAAACCAACCATTACCTATAGTCTTTACCCAGATAAAGGTGCTGATTACACCGTTACCAATATAGATTATCGTGCTGATGGCACAACAGCTTTGGTATGGGAAAAGGGTAAAGCCTTGGGTTTGTTAAATTTACAGCTATTGAGTCATCATAACCTCAGCAATTCTCTAGCAGCAGTAGCTGTGGGTAGAGTTTTGGGATTAGAATTTGGAGAAATTGCCCAAGGTATTGCTACATTTGAAGGTGCAAGACGACGGTTTGAGTTCCGAGGTGAGGCGGCTGGGGTGACTTTTATTGATGATTATGCCCATCATCCTAGTGAAATTCGCGCTACTTTAGCCGCTGCTCGTCTTCAAGCTAGACCAGGACAGAGGGTAGTTGCTATCTTCCAACCTCATCGTTACACGCGGACATTAACGTTTTTAGAAGAGTTTGCTGAGTCTTTTTCTCATGCTGATTTAGTTGTGCTGACGGATATTTACAGTGCGGGTGAACCTGATTTAGGACAAGTGAGTGGACAGGATTTAGCTACTGCGATTAGTAAACACAATCCTGAAGTAGTTTATCAACAAACTTTATCTTTGGTTAGTGAGTTTTTACTGCAAACCTTATGTCCGGGGGATTTGGCACTGTTTTTAGGTGCGGGTAACTTAAATCAGGCTATTCCGGAACTGATTACCATCATGAGTGAACCAGCGATCGCCACTTCTTAGACTAAGAACTTCACTCTAGTAGTGTTGTCATCAATTCACTGCCATGAACAAAGATTCACCGATTCAGGAATAAAACCCTGTTGTCTTCTGAGTTTCACAGTTAATTGATGTCCTCACTATCTTGTCTGTTGCTATAAATAACAAATGTCAAAAATTCACTAATTGAATTAAAAATGATAACTTCCCAGGGATTTGGCAAAATCTGCGAATTTTCTAATTTCACTCCACAACTGCAAACAAAAGATGATGTGGATAATAGTAAATTAATTTATCTACCAGGGACGAATTGTCCTTTAAAAACCCATACTTCTTTGTCAGCGTTTACTTCTTATCGAGTTGGTGGAGAGGCTGAGTGCTATGTTTCTCCCTATGATTTAGAGGCGTTACAAGTAAGTATTGAGTACGCAAAAGAAAATAATTTAGCAATCACAGTATTGGGTGCTGGTTCTAATTTGTTGGTGAGCGATCGCGGCATACCCGGTCTAGTCATCGCCACTCGTCATCTCCGGTCTAAAAACTTTGACCCAACTACAGGTCAATTAACTGTATCCGCCGGAGAACCTATCCCGACTCTAGCATGGGACGCAGCCGCTTTAGGATGGGAAGGATTAGAATGGGCTGTGGGTATTCCTGGAACTGTGGGCGGTGCAGTGGTAATGAATGCTGGAGCGCACAATAGCTGTATCGCAGATATGTTGGTTAGCGCTCAAGTTCTTTCTCCAGATGGAACTCTGGCAACTCTCACCCCGGAGGAATTAGGTTACACATACAGGAGTTCACTCCTCCAAGGTCGTAAGCGGATTGTGACTCAAGCCACCTTCCAACTGCAACCAGGATCAGATCCTGTGCAAGTGACAGCTAGAACTAAGGAACATAAAAAACACCGACTCAGCACTCAACCCTACAGCTATCCTAGTTG
The DNA window shown above is from Anabaena sp. WA102 and carries:
- the murC gene encoding UDP-N-acetylmuramate--L-alanine ligase, with translation MSNSIDFSGRPFHFIGIGGIGMSALAYVLTKRQLPVSGSDLRANHITHKLESLGAHIFSKQEANNLAFFLSEVTANTVPLTAPEKLSAVKTALPQVICSTAINANNLEYKAALELGCPIWHRSDVLAALIADYYSIAVAGTHGKTTTSSMIGYMLLQAGLDPTILVGGEVKAWEGNARMGASRYLVAEADESDGSLVKHAPEIGIITNIELDHPDHYETLEEVVDTFQTFAQGCKTLVGSIDCETVRDRFKPTITYSLYPDKGADYTVTNIDYRADGTTALVWEKGKALGLLNLQLLSHHNLSNSLAAVAVGRVLGLEFGEIAQGIATFEGARRRFEFRGEAAGVTFIDDYAHHPSEIRATLAAARLQARPGQRVVAIFQPHRYTRTLTFLEEFAESFSHADLVVLTDIYSAGEPDLGQVSGQDLATAISKHNPEVVYQQTLSLVSEFLLQTLCPGDLALFLGAGNLNQAIPELITIMSEPAIATS
- the murB gene encoding UDP-N-acetylmuramate dehydrogenase; its protein translation is MITSQGFGKICEFSNFTPQLQTKDDVDNSKLIYLPGTNCPLKTHTSLSAFTSYRVGGEAECYVSPYDLEALQVSIEYAKENNLAITVLGAGSNLLVSDRGIPGLVIATRHLRSKNFDPTTGQLTVSAGEPIPTLAWDAAALGWEGLEWAVGIPGTVGGAVVMNAGAHNSCIADMLVSAQVLSPDGTLATLTPEELGYTYRSSLLQGRKRIVTQATFQLQPGSDPVQVTARTKEHKKHRLSTQPYSYPSCGSVFRNPKPYSAGWLIEQTGLKGYQLGGAQVAQLHANFIVNRGGAKASDIFSLIRHVQNEVQERWSIWLEPEVKMLGEFQLNIGKRQ